In the genome of Dasypus novemcinctus isolate mDasNov1 chromosome 30, mDasNov1.1.hap2, whole genome shotgun sequence, one region contains:
- the LOC131276834 gene encoding vomeronasal type-2 receptor 116-like → MRHNTHSALSFIHFQPPPSQELMAPFSLSRFQTKNYQYVLTLVFAIEEINRNPHLLPNITLGFDLYNSLHSEQRTLENPIIWQSGLGKDIPNYTCRKESKSVAALTGTTWAVSAQIGTLLELYKIPQLAFGLYDPQLSDDGKRSSLYQMAPKDTTLALAMVSVMLHFSWNWVGLVISEDKRGVKFLWDLRAEMDKNGVCAAFLEMIPVTERTYSSKHWQYHFQIRKSAVNVTVIYGDSDSLMGLSFWRWRLLVLGKVWVTTSQWDFTTSERNFLLDSLHGALIFSHHTADMPGFKTFIQTVKPSKYPEDFYLTKLWYISFDCLVSESDCNTLENCPPNASLELLPWWLFDKNMNEGSYNVYNAVYAVAQSLHEILLQQVEVQSVENGFELVIYPWQLQPFLKNIQLNNPAGDPVYFHDERKLEASYDILNFWNFPEGFGLKVKVGHFDSAVPRDQQLSISEEVIEWATGFSETPKSVCSEECSPGFRKTFQEGKAACCFLCTPCPENEISNETDMDECVKCADHEHANSERNHCLQKAVTFLAYGDPLGMALVCTALCFSFLTAVILGVFVKYRETPIVKANNRILSYILISLKLCFLCSLLFIGRPNTAICILQQITFGIVFTVAVSTVLAKTITVVLAFKVTAPGRRMRQWLVSGASNVVIPFCSLIQMTLCGIWLGTSPPFVNKDAHSEPGYIIIECNKGSAIAFYCVLGYLGCLAFVSFIVAFLARNLPDTFNEAKFLTFSMLVFCSVWVTFLPVYHSTKGKVMAAVEIFSILASSAGLLGCIFAPKCYIIFLRPDRNTQHGLWNKTHSGGNKSS, encoded by the exons GTTTCAGACCAAGAACTACCAGTATGTTCTGACCTTGGTTTTTGCTATTGAAGAGATCAACAGGAACCCCCATCTTTTGCCCAACATTACTTTAGGATTTGATCTGTACAATTCACTACACAGTGAACAGAGGACATTGGAGAATCCCATCATTTGGCAATCAGGGCTGGGCAAGGACATTCCTAATTACACCTGTAGGAAAGAGAGCAAGTCTGTAGCAGCCCTGACAGGAACAACATGGGCAGTTTCTGCCCAGATTGGGACACTGCTGGAACTCTACAAAATTCCACAG CTTGCTTTTGGCCTCTATGACCCACAACTGAGTGATGATGGCAAGCGGTCATCTCTTTATCAGATGGCCCCCAAGGACACAACTCTGGCCCTTGCAATGGTCTCAGTGATGCTCCATTTCAGCTGGAACTGGGTGGGACTAGTCATCtcagaagacaagagaggtgtaAAGTTTCTTTGGGACTTGAGGGCAGAGATGGACAAAAATGGAGTCTGCGCAGCCTTCTTGGAAATGATCCCTGTCACTGAGAGGACATATTCTTCAAAACACTGGCAATATCATTTCCAGATCAGAAAATCAGCAGTGAATGTGACTGTCATTTACGGTGACTCCGACTCCCTAATGGGATTGAGCTTTTGGAGATGGAGACTCTTAGTTTTAGGGAAAGTTTGGGTTACAACCTCACAGTGGGATTTTACCACAAGTGAGAGAAACTTTTTACTTGACTCACTCCATGGGGCCCTCATTTTTTCACACCACACTGCTGATATGCCTGGTTTCAAAACTTTCATCCAGACAGTTAAACCTTCAAAATACCCAGAAGACTTTTATCTCACTAAATTGTGGTACATCTCTTTTGATTGCTTGGTTTCTGAATCTGACTGCAACACTCTGGAGAATTGTCCTCCCAATGCCTCCTTGGAGTTGTTGCCTTGGTGGCTATTTGACAAGAACATGAATGAAGGAAGTTATAATGTTTATAATGCAGTGTATGCTGTGGCTCAGAGCCTTCATGAAATTCTTCTTCAACAAGTAGAAGTACAGTCAGTGGAAAATGGATTTGAACTGGTGATTTACCCTTGGCAG CTTCAACCATTTCTAAAGAACATCCAACTTAACAATCCTGCTGGTGACCCAGTGTATTTTCATGATGAAAGGAAATTGGAAGCCAGTTATGACATTCTCaacttttggaattttccagaaggttttggaCTTAAAGttaaagtaggacattttgacTCAGCTGTGCCACGAGATCAACAATTGTCTATATCTGAGGAGGTGATAGAATGGGCCACAGGATTTTCAGAG ACTCCCAAATCTGTGTGCAGTGAGGAGTGTTCTCCTGGATTCAGGAAAACCTTTCAGGAGGGAAAGGCTGCCTGTTGTTTTCTTTGCACCCCCtgcccagagaatgagatttccaatgaGACAG ATATGGATGAGTGTGTGAAGTGTGCAGATCATGAGCATGCAAACAGTGAGAGAAATCACTGCCTCCAAAAAGCTGTGACCTTCCTGGCTTATGGAGACCCTTTGGGGATggctctggtctgcacagctctttgcttctcttttctcactgctgttattcttggggtctttgtgaaatACCGAGAAACTCCCATAGTCAAGGCCAATAAcaggatcctcagctacatcctcatctccctcaagctctgcttcctctgctcctTACTCTTCATTGGTCGCCcaaacacagccatctgcatcctccaacaaatcacatttggaattgtgtttactgtggctgtgtccactgttttggccaaaacaatcactgtggttctggcaTTCAAAGTCACTGCTCCAGGGAGAAGAATGAGGCAGTGGCTGGTTTCAGGGGCATCTAACGTTGTTATTCCCTTTTGCTCCCTGATCCAGATGACACTCTGTGGCATCTGGCtgggaacctctcccccatttgTTAATAAAGATGCACACTCTGAGCCTGGTTATATCATCATCGAGTGCAATAAGGGCTCAGCCattgccttctactgtgtcctgggatacctgggctgccTGGCTTTTGTGAGCTTCATTGTAGCTTTCCTGGCAAGGAACCTGCCTGACACCTTTAATGAAGCCAAGTTCTTGACCTTCAGCATGTTGGTGTTCTGCAGTGTTTGGGTCACTTTCCtccctgtctaccacagcaccaaggggaaggtcatggcagctgtggagatcttctccatcttggcctccagtgctggattactaggctgcatctttgccccaaagtgctatattattttcttaaggccagataggaacactcagcATGGGTTATGGAATAAAACACATTCTGGGGGAAATAAGTCTTCTTAA